In Streptomyces sp. NBC_01717, one DNA window encodes the following:
- a CDS encoding SpoIIE family protein phosphatase encodes MSVHTTESVSRKGLQANQLAAARAREFVCAALQGWTAPLNGDGASDADTASDEGAAPAPTAIPEELVDDAVLLVSELVTNAVMYAGTDIDVVCRLERDPATRLGVVVEVADRHPSRGVRGGADTKRDEPGYGLQLVSALSESWGVTYRRAEKRVWFRLEAAEGDTAATDSAASRPGVTKPGSTGRHSDAQPYDAGPSVHPAHAQGYAAEWSDRGGPSFLAETSELLAGQLDEAMVTALAAQMLVPRLADWCGIWLNMPGMGLQLSRVWHADEQRITPLREELERIPPPSAVRIGGTPWPWPESAGVAHEGGSAFAFPLIARDSDQGILLLGRAGQPQMTDTVVRMVQDVARRVAQAVYTARQYTRQRRISAALQRRQLPAALARIVGVDTAIVYEPHGEGQTVGGDFYDIFPRGENHWCFLLGDVQGKDPEAMSVTGLARHLVRLLAREGHGVESVLGRLNVAMAEESAEAFALGAEQTGSRFLSLLYGELTVDPGVPGAHCTVATAGHPPPLHLCADGRVEPASVPQMLLGIDEGAEFRAASFDLAPGETLLCVTDGVTERRCGNWQLDDNDGLADVLRQGMGLSAKALAEHVRRAAHDFGTGPVEDDLSVLVLQAVAGEKTCARRP; translated from the coding sequence TTGTCCGTACACACGACCGAATCCGTGTCCAGGAAGGGGTTGCAGGCGAATCAGCTGGCAGCCGCCCGGGCGCGGGAATTCGTGTGTGCGGCGCTCCAGGGGTGGACGGCGCCCCTGAATGGGGACGGGGCGTCCGACGCCGATACGGCTTCCGATGAGGGCGCGGCCCCTGCGCCGACGGCGATCCCCGAGGAGCTCGTCGACGATGCCGTCCTGCTTGTCAGCGAGCTGGTCACCAACGCCGTCATGTACGCAGGCACCGATATCGACGTGGTCTGCCGCCTGGAGCGGGACCCGGCCACCCGGTTGGGTGTCGTCGTGGAGGTCGCGGACCGCCACCCCTCCAGGGGGGTACGCGGTGGAGCGGACACCAAGCGTGACGAGCCCGGCTACGGCCTCCAGCTGGTGAGCGCACTCTCGGAGTCCTGGGGCGTGACCTACCGGCGGGCGGAGAAGAGGGTCTGGTTCCGGCTGGAGGCCGCGGAGGGAGACACTGCCGCGACAGATTCGGCCGCCTCCCGGCCCGGTGTCACCAAGCCCGGCAGCACCGGGCGCCACAGCGACGCGCAGCCCTATGACGCAGGGCCATCCGTACATCCGGCGCATGCCCAGGGGTACGCCGCCGAGTGGTCCGACCGTGGCGGCCCGTCGTTCCTCGCCGAGACCAGCGAACTCCTGGCGGGCCAGCTCGACGAGGCCATGGTCACCGCGCTCGCGGCCCAGATGCTCGTACCCCGGCTCGCGGACTGGTGCGGCATCTGGCTGAACATGCCCGGGATGGGCCTGCAACTGTCCCGGGTCTGGCATGCCGACGAGCAGCGCATCACTCCGCTGCGCGAGGAACTGGAACGGATTCCGCCGCCTTCCGCGGTCCGCATCGGGGGTACGCCCTGGCCGTGGCCGGAGAGTGCCGGCGTCGCCCATGAGGGCGGGTCGGCGTTCGCCTTCCCACTCATCGCCCGCGATTCCGACCAGGGGATACTGCTGCTCGGCCGGGCAGGGCAGCCGCAGATGACCGACACCGTGGTGCGGATGGTCCAGGATGTGGCCCGCAGAGTCGCGCAGGCCGTGTACACCGCTCGCCAGTACACCCGGCAGCGCAGGATCAGCGCCGCGCTCCAGCGCAGGCAGCTGCCGGCGGCGCTGGCCAGGATCGTCGGCGTCGATACGGCGATCGTCTACGAGCCGCACGGCGAGGGGCAGACCGTAGGCGGCGACTTCTACGACATCTTCCCGAGGGGCGAGAACCACTGGTGCTTCCTGCTCGGGGACGTGCAGGGAAAGGACCCGGAGGCGATGTCCGTCACCGGCCTGGCCCGCCACCTGGTGAGGCTGCTGGCGCGCGAGGGCCATGGCGTCGAGTCGGTGCTCGGCCGGCTGAACGTCGCCATGGCGGAAGAGAGCGCCGAGGCATTCGCGCTCGGTGCCGAGCAGACCGGCTCCCGCTTCCTGAGCCTGCTGTACGGGGAGCTGACGGTCGACCCGGGCGTGCCCGGGGCCCACTGCACGGTCGCCACTGCGGGCCATCCTCCGCCGCTGCATCTGTGCGCCGACGGCAGGGTGGAACCGGCCTCCGTACCCCAGATGCTGCTCGGCATCGATGAGGGCGCCGAATTCCGGGCCGCCAGCTTCGACCTCGCGCCCGGTGAGACGCTGTTGTGCGTTACCGACGGCGTCACCGAACGCCGCTGCGGCAACTGGCAGTTGGACGACAATGACGGTCTGGCCGATGTACTCAGGCAGGGCATGGGGCTGAGCGCGAAGGCACTTGCGGAGCACGTACGACGGGCGGCGCACGACTTCGGGACGGGGCCCGTCGAGGACGACCTCTCGGTACTGGTGCTGCAAGCGGTGGCGGGGGAGAAAACCTGTGCGAGGCGGCCCTGA
- a CDS encoding GlxA family transcriptional regulator gives MHTVAVLALDQVIPFDLSTPIEVFDRTRLPDGRPGYQVRVCAEQPDIDAGAFRLRAPWGLDGLKGADTIIVPGTADPAAPLTPAVRDALLAAAKDGTRIASICSGAFPLAATGLLDGLRATTHWIAAGLLAAAHPDIEVDPDVLYVDNGQILTSAGAAAGLDLCLHMIRSDYGSAVAADAARLSVVPLEREGGQAQFIVHDHIPTPQGSELEPLLSWLQDNLGRDLALADIAARAGVSTRTLIRRFREQTGVTPLQWLHRARIRQAQHLLETTRHSVERIGAQVGFGSPTAFRDRFRRTTGVSPHTYRRSFS, from the coding sequence ATGCACACCGTTGCTGTTCTCGCCCTGGACCAGGTGATCCCCTTCGACCTGTCCACCCCGATCGAGGTCTTCGACCGCACCCGCCTCCCGGACGGGCGCCCCGGCTACCAGGTCCGCGTGTGCGCCGAGCAGCCGGATATCGACGCAGGCGCCTTCCGTCTGCGTGCGCCCTGGGGACTGGACGGCCTCAAGGGCGCCGACACGATCATCGTGCCCGGCACCGCCGACCCCGCCGCCCCGCTCACCCCCGCTGTCCGCGACGCGCTGCTCGCCGCGGCGAAGGACGGCACCCGTATCGCCTCCATCTGCTCGGGCGCCTTCCCTCTCGCCGCCACCGGCCTGCTGGACGGCCTGCGCGCCACCACCCACTGGATCGCGGCCGGTCTCCTGGCCGCCGCCCACCCCGACATCGAGGTCGACCCGGATGTCCTGTACGTCGACAACGGGCAGATCCTCACCTCGGCAGGAGCCGCCGCCGGCCTGGACCTGTGCCTGCACATGATCCGCAGCGACTACGGCTCGGCCGTCGCCGCCGACGCCGCACGCCTGTCCGTCGTCCCTCTCGAACGCGAGGGTGGCCAGGCGCAGTTCATCGTCCACGACCACATACCCACCCCACAGGGCTCCGAGCTCGAACCCCTGCTCAGCTGGCTCCAGGACAACCTGGGCCGCGATCTGGCCCTCGCCGACATCGCCGCTCGGGCCGGAGTCAGCACCCGGACCCTGATCCGGCGCTTCCGCGAACAGACCGGGGTCACCCCGCTCCAGTGGCTCCACCGGGCCCGCATCCGGCAGGCCCAGCACCTTCTGGAGACCACCCGCCACTCCGTCGAACGCATCGGTGCCCAGGTCGGCTTCGGATCGCCCACCGCCTTCCGCGACCGCTTCCGGCGCACCACCGGCGTCAGCCCCCACACCTACCGGCGCTCCTTCAGCTGA